One Leishmania major strain Friedlin complete genome, chromosome 29 DNA segment encodes these proteins:
- a CDS encoding conserved hypothetical protein (previous protein_id=AAZ09469.1), giving the protein MSDPVGARHGREPSFPFDDSGSSFSSLSYSYDSSRSPSRSYSYSSSVSSSSSDEHPLRGHRRLRSRSPSEDSAHKQPRSDSVLGDDLLFTSGHSAPPPYHHPSSSSAPVLPPVLGDAVLPATHGGQLSSVLGAPDTPNEDWPCGVCSNINSKQRTSCFRCGCHYAESLLAMPGYEVSLTHLPASCTSAMVEEALRRVAPNCSLHYIGTDAEKGIMYIQFSSVEEATKCLVQSHCELQLRDRGGEDGASVRTRLSFSLGPHPRHERKETEEQVARATAQAAAERQEAALQKAGVPRFLWPHTWRQPPSFPSAEKCKVFLSTMSAHWDHLSEEQKRYYDAEVKKALLRTAASTESTAKMNGMPASSPAKAGAAAEVTAPLSAESSPASSSLATPAEAKETGKTSHALDGLKKRLAERKSAMKKVDGPEGAKAAAAAAAAGTQAGGPVAGHGKDVSSGGSGGAGGLASSLRGCSGDFPATPSQMPAEVLLWDGFPVPLQYTSLGKVPRSIDLPRVPMSVCERLLPPALLQVARMQFKQAR; this is encoded by the coding sequence ATGAGTGATCCAGTCGGTGCCCGGCACGGCCGGGAGCCGTCTTTCCCATTCGACGACAGTGGGAGCAGCTTCAGCTCGCTTTCGTACTCTTACGACTCCTCTCGATCACCGTCAAGGTCATACTCGTACTCGTCATCCGTTTCCTCAAGCTCGTCTGACGAACACCCGCTCCGCGGTCACCGTCGCCTTCGCAGTCGCTCGCCGTCTGAAGACTCTGCTCACAAGCAGCCACGCAGCGACTCGGTGCTGGGGGACGATCTCTTGTTCACGTCTGGTCACTCAGCCCCGCCGCCATACCACcacccttcctcctcctcggcgccgGTGCTTCCACCGGTGctcggcgacgccgtgctgcccGCAACGCATGGAGGTCAGCTCAGCAGCGTTCTCGGTGCCCCTGACACCCCCAACGAGGACTGGCCGTGCGGTGTGTGCAGCAACATCAACTCCAAGCAACGGACTTCGTGCTTCCGGTGCGGCTGTCACTACGCGGAGAGTCTCCTGGCGATGCCGGGCTACGAGGTGTCGCTGACACACCTGCCCGCTAGCTGCACTTCGGCAATGGTGGAGGAGGCATTGCGACGCGTGGCGCCGAACTGCTCCCTGCACTACATTGGCACCGACGCCGAGAAGGGCATCATGTACATTCAGTTCTCGtctgtggaggaggcgacaAAGTGTCTGGTGCAGAGCCACTGCGAGCTGCAGTTGCGCGACCGgggcggcgaagacggcgcaAGCGTGCGCACGCGACTGAGCTTCTCCTTGGGTCCACACCCCCGCCACGAGCGCAAGGAGACAGAGGAGCAGGTGGCacgggcgacggcgcaggcTGCAGCGGAGAGACAGGAAGCAGCGCTACAGAAGGCGGGCGTGCCGCGGTTTCTGTGGCCGCACACGTGGCGCCAGCCGCCATCCTTTCCATCTGCAGAGAAGTGCAAGGTGTTTCTCAGCACCATGTCTGCCCACTGGGACCACCTCTCCGAGGAGCAGAAGCGCTACTACGACGCCGAAGTGAAGAAGGCGCTGCTCCGGACGGCCGCATCGACAGAGTCGACGGCCAAGATGAACGGAATGCCCGCGTCATCCCCTGCGAAggctggtgccgctgcagaagTCACGGCTCCCCTCTCCGCCGAGTCGTCGCCAGCCTCCTCTTCGCTTGCCACACCTGCTGAAGCGAAGGAGACTGGCAAGACGTCGCACGCGCTGGACGGTCTCAAGAagcggctggcggagcggaAGAGCGCCATGAAAAAGGTCGACGGCCCTGAAGGGGCcaaggcggcggctgcggcagccgccgcgggaACACAAGCGGGCGGCCCGGTCGCAGGTCACGGGAAAGACGTTTccagcggtggcagtggtggcgctggtggtcTTGCCTCTTCGCTGCGGGGGTGTAGCGGCGACTTTCCTGCGACGCCATCGCAGATGCCGGCGGAGGTGCTCTTGTGGGACGGCTTTCCGGTACCGCTCCAGTACACCAGCCTCGGTAAAGTGCCGCGCTCCATTGATCTGCCGCGTGTGCCCATGTCGGTGTgcgagcggctgctgccaccggcgctgctgcaggtggcACGCATGCAATTCAAACAGGCTCGCTAG